A stretch of Gossypium hirsutum isolate 1008001.06 chromosome A06, Gossypium_hirsutum_v2.1, whole genome shotgun sequence DNA encodes these proteins:
- the LOC121230621 gene encoding bHLH transcription factor RHL1 isoform X2 encodes MQPCSREMQAMNSLLNPTQQIPLQDLQINGNSHHHQQIHVPSSSQFQYPTPTSTTHHDDSFLEQILSSTTSFPWSDETGPPKPEDNNNAGFNYDEMVLASKLRQHQINGGAAGNPFSAMKMMLMMQQQQQQQQMMLAGRPTVASSAAGGGITTNHQGGEGSMQALYNVFGDGSLHGTMQAKSFVGANSATEMTQSQGSRPTAGEAVTAPEKPKQRVRARRGQATDPHSIAERLRRVRIAERMKALQELVPNANKVLSMSRLGGAAAVAPLVSEGGGDCIQTSANGGSHPRNSNGDQTPSANDRLTMTEHQVAKLMEEDMGSAMQYLQGKGLCLMPISLATAISTATSRSRNPMINHENPTNGSHLLIQSSGGDGPSSPSMSVLTVQSATMGNGGLEGGAASVSKP; translated from the exons ATGCAGCCTTGTAGTCGTGAAATGCAAGCAATGAACTCTCTCTTAAACCCGACCCAACAAATCCCTCTCCAAGACCTTCAAATCAACGGTAACAGCCACCATCATCAACAGATCCACGTCCCATCATCATCGCAGTTCCAGTATCCCACACCGACTTCAACAACCCACCATGACGACAGCTTCTTAGAACAGATACTCTCCTCCACCACGTCCTTCCCGTGGTCCGACGAAACGGGTCCTCCCAAACCCGAGGATAACAATAACGCCGGCTTCAACTACGATGAGATGGTTCTAGCTTCCAAGCTTCGACAGCATCAAATCAACGGCGGAGCTGCTGGTAACCCTTTTTCCGCTATGAAGATGATGTTGATGatgcaacaacaacaacagcaacAGCAGATGATGTTAGCGGGCAGACCCACGGTTGCCTCCTCCGCCGCCGGAGGCGGAATCACCACCAATCATCAG GGTGGAGAGGGTTCCATGCAAGCTTTGTATAATGTTTTTGGAGATGGATCTTTGCATGGAACTATGCAGGCGAAAAGCTTTGTGGGGGCTAATTCAGCAACAGAGATGACCCAAAGTCAGGGAAGTCGTCCGACGGCCGGAGAAGCGGTGACGGCGCCGGAAAAGCCTAAACAAAGAGTTAGGGCAAGGAGGGGTCAAGCTACTGACCCCCACAGTATCGCGGAAAGA CTACGTAGAGTTAGAATTGCAGAGAGAATGAAAGCTCTTCAAGAACTGGTTCCCAACGCCAACAAG gTTCTGAGTATGAGCAGATTGGGTGGTGCTGCTGCTGTTGCTCCCCTTGTTTCTGAG GGAGGTGGCGATTGTATTCAAACAAGTGCCAATGGTGGGTCCCATCCACGAAATTCCAACGGTGACCAAACGCCGTCGGCCAACGACAGACTGACGATGACGGAGCACCAAGTGGCCAAGCTTATGGAAGAGGACATGGGCTCCGCCATGCAGTATCTGCAAGGGAAGGGTCTGTGCCTCATGCCAATCTCTCTCGCCACCGCCATCTCAACCGCCACGTCTCGTTCAAGGAACCCCATGATCAACCATGAAAACCCCACCAACGGCAGCCACCTTTTGATTCAATCAAGCGGCGGCGATGGACCGTCCTCGCCTAGCATGTCCGTGTTGACAGTCCAGTCAGCCACCATGGGTAACGGTGGTCTTGAAGGTGGCGCAGCCTCCGTTTCCAAGCCCTGA
- the LOC121230621 gene encoding bHLH transcription factor RHL1 isoform X1, producing MQPCSREMQAMNSLLNPTQQIPLQDLQINGNSHHHQQIHVPSSSQFQYPTPTSTTHHDDSFLEQILSSTTSFPWSDETGPPKPEDNNNAGFNYDEMVLASKLRQHQINGGAAGNPFSAMKMMLMMQQQQQQQQMMLAGRPTVASSAAGGGITTNHQGGEGSMQALYNVFGDGSLHGTMQAKSFVGANSATEMTQSQGSRPTAGEAVTAPEKPKQRVRARRGQATDPHSIAERLRRVRIAERMKALQELVPNANKTDKASMLDEIIDYVKFLQLQVKVLSMSRLGGAAAVAPLVSEGGGDCIQTSANGGSHPRNSNGDQTPSANDRLTMTEHQVAKLMEEDMGSAMQYLQGKGLCLMPISLATAISTATSRSRNPMINHENPTNGSHLLIQSSGGDGPSSPSMSVLTVQSATMGNGGLEGGAASVSKP from the exons ATGCAGCCTTGTAGTCGTGAAATGCAAGCAATGAACTCTCTCTTAAACCCGACCCAACAAATCCCTCTCCAAGACCTTCAAATCAACGGTAACAGCCACCATCATCAACAGATCCACGTCCCATCATCATCGCAGTTCCAGTATCCCACACCGACTTCAACAACCCACCATGACGACAGCTTCTTAGAACAGATACTCTCCTCCACCACGTCCTTCCCGTGGTCCGACGAAACGGGTCCTCCCAAACCCGAGGATAACAATAACGCCGGCTTCAACTACGATGAGATGGTTCTAGCTTCCAAGCTTCGACAGCATCAAATCAACGGCGGAGCTGCTGGTAACCCTTTTTCCGCTATGAAGATGATGTTGATGatgcaacaacaacaacagcaacAGCAGATGATGTTAGCGGGCAGACCCACGGTTGCCTCCTCCGCCGCCGGAGGCGGAATCACCACCAATCATCAG GGTGGAGAGGGTTCCATGCAAGCTTTGTATAATGTTTTTGGAGATGGATCTTTGCATGGAACTATGCAGGCGAAAAGCTTTGTGGGGGCTAATTCAGCAACAGAGATGACCCAAAGTCAGGGAAGTCGTCCGACGGCCGGAGAAGCGGTGACGGCGCCGGAAAAGCCTAAACAAAGAGTTAGGGCAAGGAGGGGTCAAGCTACTGACCCCCACAGTATCGCGGAAAGA CTACGTAGAGTTAGAATTGCAGAGAGAATGAAAGCTCTTCAAGAACTGGTTCCCAACGCCAACAAG ACAGATAAAGCTTCAATGCTTGATGAGATCATCGACTATGTCAAATTCCTCCAGCTCCAAGTGaag gTTCTGAGTATGAGCAGATTGGGTGGTGCTGCTGCTGTTGCTCCCCTTGTTTCTGAG GGAGGTGGCGATTGTATTCAAACAAGTGCCAATGGTGGGTCCCATCCACGAAATTCCAACGGTGACCAAACGCCGTCGGCCAACGACAGACTGACGATGACGGAGCACCAAGTGGCCAAGCTTATGGAAGAGGACATGGGCTCCGCCATGCAGTATCTGCAAGGGAAGGGTCTGTGCCTCATGCCAATCTCTCTCGCCACCGCCATCTCAACCGCCACGTCTCGTTCAAGGAACCCCATGATCAACCATGAAAACCCCACCAACGGCAGCCACCTTTTGATTCAATCAAGCGGCGGCGATGGACCGTCCTCGCCTAGCATGTCCGTGTTGACAGTCCAGTCAGCCACCATGGGTAACGGTGGTCTTGAAGGTGGCGCAGCCTCCGTTTCCAAGCCCTGA